The Etheostoma spectabile isolate EspeVRDwgs_2016 chromosome 1, UIUC_Espe_1.0, whole genome shotgun sequence genome has a segment encoding these proteins:
- the htatip2 gene encoding oxidoreductase HTATIP2: MSVMQLLGTTLGNATGLITVLICVIAALLHYFDDPDPVKYTSMAEDMKTLEEKFQQQNKSCFILGASGETGKMLLQELLERNIFSKITLIGRRQLTFEDKAYANLLQEVVDFEKLDDYAAAFQGHDVGYCCLGTTKAKAGTEGFIRVDHDYVLKSAELAKAGGSTQFHLESSRGADKNSNFLYLRVKGQVEAEIEALGFDRFAIYRPGVLLVDRQESRPTEWLARKFFSALSSVSSTSMAISIQAVAKAMVANTLLQPEQKTEILENKAIASLGKSTARKQETK, encoded by the exons ATGTCTGTTATGCAACTACTGGGCACCACCCTAGGAAATGCGACCGGGCTCATAACTGTCCTAATTTGTGTCATTGCAGCGCTTTTGCATTATTTCGACGACCCTGATCCGGTGAAATACACCAG CATGGCCGAGGACATGAAGACTCTAGAGGAaaagttccagcagcaaaaTAAAAGCTGCTTCATCCTCGGTGCCTCTGGGGAAACGGGCAAGATGTTGCTTCAAGAGCTGCTGGAGCGCAACATCTTCTCCAAGATTACTCTCATCGGAAGGAGACAGCTCACCTTTGAGGACAAAGCATATGCAAACCTG CTACAAGAGGTGGTCGACTTTGAGAAGCTTGACGATTACGCTGCAGCCTTCCAAGGCCATGATGTTGGCTACTGCTGCCTGGGAACAACCAAAGCAAAAGCAGGGACT GAAGGATTCATCCGCGTTGATCATGACTATGTTCTAAAATCAGCAGAGCTCGCCAAAGCAGGAGGCAGCACCCAGTTCCACCTGGAGTCCTCCAGAGGAGCTGATAAAAACAGCAACTTCCTCTACCTCAGAGTCAAG ggACAAGTGGAAGCAGAGATTGAGGCGCTGGGTTTCGACAGATTTGCCATTTACAGACCAGG GGTTTTGTTGGTAGACAGGCAGGAGAGTCGGCCTACTGAGTGGCTCGCCAGGAAATTCTTCAGTGCTCTCTCTTCTGTGTCTTCTACGTCCATGGCCATCTCGATCCAAGCGGTGGCAAAAGCGATGGTGGCAAACACTCTGCTTCAACCCGAGCAGAAGACGGAGATCCTGGAGAACAAAGCCATCGCCAGTCTGGGAAAGAGCACAGCGAGAAAGCAGGAAACGAAGTGA